A window of the Monomorium pharaonis isolate MP-MQ-018 unplaced genomic scaffold, ASM1337386v2 scaffold_91, whole genome shotgun sequence genome harbors these coding sequences:
- the LOC118648845 gene encoding UDP-glycosyltransferase UGT5-like: protein MGLLYSPYGVLALAFVLYLAHKNIRTIWTHGGLLSTHEAIWHGVPIIVMPFFMDQKSNTQILLSKGIAVYLDFNTLSMQTILDAVEEILYNESYMKNIKQLSSEFRDRPVPPLDLAVWGIEYSVRHPNGSLATPLRSQSWVEQNLIDVYAFLFLNFSIILLTIFFVIKILISFFCNQIYALKLRKSKQA, encoded by the exons ATGGGACTGTTATATTCGCCATATGGTGTACTTGCTCTTGCTTTTG ttttatatttagctcataaaaatataagaacaatTTGGACGCATGGTGGTCTTCTCAGTACGCACGAAGCCATATGGCATGGTGTACCGATAATTGTAATGCCTTTCTTCATGGATCAAAAATCCaatacacaaatattattatctaaaggCATTGCCGTGTATCTGGATTTTAACACTTTGTCTATGCAAACTATATTAGACGCAGTTGAAGAAATACTTTACAATGAAAG ttatatgaaaaacataaaacaattatcTAGTGAATTCCGAGATCGGCCAGTACCGCCATTAGATTTAGCAGTTTGGGGTATCGAATACTCTGTTCGTCATCCAAATGGAAGCTTAGCAACACCTCTTAGATCTCAGAGTTGGGTGGAACAAAATCTGATCGAcgtttatgcatttttatttcttaattttagtataatattattaactatattctttgtaataaaaatactgattagttttttttgtaatcaaaTATACGCATTAAAATTGCGTAAAAGCAAACAGGCATAa